The Citrus sinensis cultivar Valencia sweet orange chromosome 4, DVS_A1.0, whole genome shotgun sequence DNA segment TATTCCAACAATTTATGAACTACTGGATGAATTGGGTGGTGCAACCATTTTCAGCAAATTAGACTTGAGGGCTGGTTATCACCAGATTCGAGTGCACAACAGAGACATATACTAGATAGCTTTTCGAACTCATGAAGGGCACTACGAGTTTCTTGTGATGCCTTTCAGCTTGACGAATGCTCCATCTACATTTCAAGCTACCATGAATCAAATTTTTGCTGCATTCTTACGTAAATTTGtcgttgtttttttttcttttttgatataTTGGTGTATAGTTCATCTTTGGCTGATCATGTCTCTCACTTGGAGCAAGTTTTAAGTTGCTTACATAGTCATTATTTCTTCATCAAACTTTCCAAATGCCTTTTCTGCCAAGAAACAATTAAGTATTTGGGTCATTTGGTTTCTACTGGAGCTGTTCGTGCAGATCTACAGAAAATTACAGCCATGGTCAACTGGCCACCACCGACGTCCTTGAAACAATTGCGAGGGTTACTTGGCCTCATGGCCTATTACAGGtgttttattaaatgataTGCTTCTATTGCTACACCCCTCACTGACTTATTATGTAGAGATGTTTTCAATTGGACTCTAACAGCAACCATCACATTTGAGGCCCTCAAACAAGCTATGGTGGAAGTCCCGGTATTGCGATTACCAAACGTCGAGTTGGATTTCATCATTGAGACCGATGCATCAAATGTCGGTATTGGTGTAGCGTTTATGCAAGACAACCACCCAATCTCCTACTTTAGTAAAAAGTTGGGACCAAAACTTCAAGTGGCATCAACATATATCAAGGAGTTACATGCCACTGCCGAGGTTATCCACTAGTGGCGACAATATCTTCTTGGTCGTTTTTTCATTATTCGCACCGATCACAAAAGTATCAAGGAACTTCTGCAACAAGTTATCCAAACACCTAACCAGCAGGTGTATATCCGAAAATTGATTGGTTATCACTTTAAGATTGAATACAAGCCCAGTCGAGCAAACCAGGTAGTTGATGCTTTGTCTCGCGTGCATGAAGATGAGCCTGTGGAGGCACCCAAGAGATACTCTGCCTATTTGCTATTGGTTTCCAGTCCAACTTTTGACTTGTTAGAAACTCTACGCTTGGAGAATACCACTTGTCCAAACTTGGTACTCTTTCATAAGCACTTTGCCACAAGTGAGCTCTCCcttgatttttctatttatgatGGATTACTTTTCTTCCGCCACCACTATTATGTTAGCTCTCAATCCTCCTTGAATTCAATCTTGCTCCACGAATTTCATGCTACCCCATGGGCTGGACATGCTAGTATAAAATGAACCTTGGTTCGCTTAGCTTCGGCATTTTATTGGCATAAGATGAGAACTAATGTTGAAAAATTTATAGCTGCTTGCCTAACCTGCCAACAAATCAAGCAATCAACTCAAGCCCCAGCAGGGTTGTTACAACCACTACCTATTCAATTGTTAGTATGGGATAAGGTCACTATAGATTTCATTACGGGCTTGCCACTATCACGAGGGCTCACTACTATCCTTGTCGTTGTGGACTGTCTAACTAAATCAACACATTTTAGAGCTCTACCTTCTCAATTTTCAGTTATGACGGCAACAGACTTATTTGCTAACATGGTTGTTAAACTCCATAGTTTTCCTAGTTCCATTGTGTCGGATCGTGATCCAATTTTTATGAGCAATTTTTTGAAGAAGCTTTTTGAACTAAGTGGCATTTCCCTAAGGCATAGCATAGCCTATCATCCGCAGACTGATTGGCAATCCGAAGTTGTGAACCGCAGGCTTGAACAATATTTACTAGCTTTCACTCAAGAAAAACCACAATCGTTGGTCTCTCTACTCTACTAGGCAGAGTTCAGTTACAACTCCAGCTATCACAGTGGTCTCAAGATGACACCATTCCAGGCATTGTATGGGCGTAATCCACTTACTATCCTAGCTTACTCTAAGGGCTCTACTTTAATCCAAGCTCTCAATGATGCGCTGACAGAGCGAGATGCTCTCTTGCGCTTCTTAAAGGAGAATTTACGCCAAGCTCAGCATTGAATGACACAAAAGGCTAATGCCCATCAGCGTGAACTCCAACTCAATAAAGGAGATCGTGTGCTTGTCCGCCTTCAACCATATCGACAGACATCTTTAGCTCAACGAGCATCCCTGAAGTTAGCGAAGAGGTATTACGGACCATTTACAGTATTGGAACATGTCGAGCCAGTGGCATACAAGCTGAACCTTCCGTTAGATTGCAAAATTCATTATGTCTTCCATATTTCAATGCTCAAACCCTTCAGCGTTCCAGCCCTATCAATGGGTTACCCTTACCTCGTGATAGCATCAACAATCGACCACTCTTATACCCAGCTACTATTTGTGCCACATAGATAGTCTTGCGTCATGGGAAAGAAGTTCAACATGTTCTGGTGCAGTAGTCAGATAGCGCTCTAGAAAATGCCACCTAGGAAGATTTCTTTGAGTTTTCGCACCTCTATCCTGATTTCACCTTGAGGACAATGTGATTTTTCAAGCCTCAGGGAATGATACAGCATTGCCAATCTCGAACAGTGTTTTGTTGAGTTGATTTGCTTGTGTTGCAGGACAAGCGTATCAGTACCATTTGTGCCACGTTCtcttaatagaaaaatataaccCAAAAGTTCTTGATTTTGGTAGTTTGTTCTTTGTATTAGAACGTACAACGTGTTTcatgagaaaaaataataaaaatttgctcTTACTTTTCTTGCAATCTAACAAGGTGCTTGATCATTTTGGTTATCAATTGATGTTTATCTATTGAATGCGGTTATCAATGAgttaaatgaatataattaaaggTCTGatagatatttttatatatagaaCATATGCCATTATTTAATGTGACCTCTGCCGTTAAACATATGAAGGCACGAATAGTGATTAACTGGAATATCTAAGTTAAACAACACTTCTTATTGCATCCAATCATTTTGTGGGAAAGGGAAATTGAATCATATACACTAAATTGCTTCTTTAGTCATCATATCTGGTACTGGAAGTCTAGTTAATGACTTTTGCTGAAGTTGTATTTGAGAAAGAGCTGTTTTTGACTGTTGGTTCCTGAACTTGTCTCCCAAGAAATCCAATGCAAATGACTGTAGGATCTCAAATCATGACAAAATTGTGAATCTTAAGCCATTTTTCTGcattaggaaaaaaatatataataacaattatggtGAAAAGAATGCAAACCTTTACATTGCTCAGGGTCAGTTCACCATTCAATACATACTTCTTGCGTTTACGAATGCTAGCGACAGCAATTACCTGCAAGTAAATTTGTACAGTAACCCATTTTTTCATATTGATGTATAAGACAAAAGCTACACCGCAATCATAAAGATTTCACAGAATCAAGGTAAAGCAGGAAACTCACTCTTGAAGTATGACCTGTGACACCGAAATAGTCAGAAATTTGTCCCTTAAGTTTCGGGTACATTTGCGAATACACAAAGAGAAGCTGGCAAACAGTGATcaagataatataaaatcataataataaaattatgttgacagacaattaatttaaatggctTTCAGTTATCAAGTTTCAACAAGTTTTGCTTGAGCTCGCTACAGAGATTAATCTACTAAATACAAGTCTCTGCATTTACCTTGCCTTTGAAAGCTCTAACTGTCTCTTGAAATATTGATTTAGCCTCAGAATCATGCACAGCCGCAAAAAGCCATAACTGAGAACAAATTCAGGAACATGTTCAAACCATAAATCTTTCACATTTTCCCGAGGAAAAgatgtaaaatgataattaccAATTTCAAGGGGGAATTTAAAATCAATGGAGTAGTTTCCCTGGAGTAAGTAATCATCGGAGGAATCTTATTCGATGATATGAAATCATCAATTACTGATATAGTAAAAGAACCATCtgagaaaatgaagcaaaaaacGGACAGGGCATGTATAAACAGAGGCGGATGCAGCACATGACTAGTGGGGGCTCAAGCCCCCattggccaaaaaaaaaatttaaaaataaaagaattttttttaattttttaattaaccccattaaatttattaaaatagtcactataaaatgtaaaacccataaaatttaaactttgactttaaaaaaatataaaaatatatattttaattaaaaataatgatagcccactactcaaaatattttatattctaaaaaatatggtTAATTCTTccaatttatataataatagtagaaCGAACATTTTCAGTAATAAAACTCATGAATGATCATCTTTGGAATCAGATGAGATAAGTGATAGTTTGGTTGTCTATataagaaacaataaatttaataatattgataataagtctattgcataacatttttaaaatataaaaatgcgtagagactaattataaatattttatatattcaaaattttaattttttatattttactattatctaatttagcccccgctaaattatttttttagatccGCCATTGTGTATAAATCTTCCATTTGAAGCACTCAAAATCATTGGAGAGATTATTTGTTTTACGAACCAAAGTGGCTAAGCTGTTTAGACTCCTTTTCCAGCAAGACTAGAGCAGGGCGTTTGATTTCTGGGTCAATCAGAAACATCTTTGCAACATCAGCTCTAGTAGTTTGGAAGAATAAAACATCAGGATGCAGTTTTGATGCAGCCGCAAGCACTTCACCTTCCAGgccctaaaattttttgtcatAACAGTAACAGATGTTAAGGGAAACACTAAGGCAATTGCTCAAATCATATGAGTGAGTATGGACCTTTATAGAGTTAAGGAATCCCAAAGCAATTGTAGATTGAGCTGTCAATAAGTGCTCTGCATTCTCTGTTGTCATCACAATGTAAAGATCACCGGCCATCTTCGTCTTTATATAATTCACAATATCATcccttcaaaataaaaacgaTCTCGTTATTAACAAATGCACGAGCATATAATAGACTTGCCCCTTTTCACTTTTCCCACTTCTCAACAACTATAACAGATTTAAAAGGGCCATATTGAACAAAAAGatccaacaaaagaaaacCCCTGTTCCAAAAAAACTCGCTTCTTCCTGTCATGGTAGTAAGTATCCACATGTACTCCattaacaaagaaataaatggtTGGATATCCTTGAATTCCCCATCTTTTTGCCAACTCGATCTCGTTGATAGCATCAACTTTTGCTAGCACTGCTTTGCCCTTCAGCTCAGTGGCAGCGGCTTTATATTCTGGAGCCAGTTTCTTGCTCCAGAAGCACCATGGTGCATAAAAAGCCACCATCACATGCTGATTCTTGGCTAGAACATCACTAAAATTCTTGTCACTTAAATTCactgcattttctttttcatcaatAGCCGGAGTTAAATTGTACTTTCGATCTTTGAAACTTTCATAAGAATCTAATGGTGCAACGGTGTCTCTGGAAGAGATTGGAGGAAATTTCTTGAATACAGAAACACATAATACATAGCCTCCATCATAATCTATTTTGTAAACACAGAAAGGCGAAAGCCGAAACacaatgaacaaaagaaaaatcgtAGTGGAGAGCGCAAGGAGATGAGCTTTAGTTGACATTGTTGAGCAGCCGGCGTTGAGTAGGTGCTCTGCAATTTGTACTTGACGCTTCAAATAGTTGTTTTATAGCAATGATCCTGTCAGCAATGCAAATTTAACCACGAATTGCTGGCCAGTGACaagataattataattaaatgcCTCCTTTTTGGTATGTAGTTTCACAGAGTAGACAACAagctaataaataataaaatttattttgatttctatTCAGAAATTACACTATTAACATCCCGTTGACAGAAAGAAACCCTCTATCCACCACTAGCTTTATAAAGCACAATCGACAAAGACAAGATCCAAATCTCTAGCAGATGAAACCAATGTTCCTACGAACATCACTATGCAACAGGATTACACTGAATCTTGAAAGCAACGAATTGAATGGAATATTCTTTTGCAGCCATATAAACACGCTTCCTATATGGCGTTAATTTGTATTCTCAACGCCTTACCATAATGTGACATGCTTGGTCATCTCTCtttataatctttaaaaagTGTCTGCTTGAACTTTGTATTATAAACCTTTTGTATGTGAATGGATTACCTACATTTGTTGATAAACTTAATGAATTTCTCCAATTAGTTCTTTATGGATCAGCTTCAGTATCTCTGAGACCTTCAGAGTTGCACAAATTTACCGCCAATTAGAACAACAATGTTGAAGACATATGTGTTACAAATATCACATATACAAGCATATAATGTGACATGATAGAGTTGTAGTTGCATCACAAACCAAGATATAatatgaaagaattttgagaaaatatatCATTGCTCACCTCGAAATGCTGTTGCAATATAGGTGAATGTTGATGCAGTGTTGTATATATCTTCTCAAGTAAGCCTATGAGTGCATCCACTTGATCGCCCAGCAGATCCACCTGGAATCCAAGCCGCGTAATGAATCTTAAGAAAATTTGCTTGAAACACACTTCAAATGTACATTCATCAAATCCAAGTTAAATTCAGTTTGTttatcctaaaaaaaaaaagaaagaaagaaagaagctAAGGTGAATAAAACTGAAATTGCAGCTCAAAACCTCAGTTTCAGCCTTTTGGAGATTCTTGCTTCTTCTAATAAATGTTGTTCTGTAGAGTAATTCCCGCTTTTGTACTGAGGAAACAAGCTCAACAAGCAAATCTAATTGATGCGTCATCTCTTCCAACCTGTACAAAAGTAGCGCAGTAAAGGTCAATCACTTGTTCAAACAACTAATTTTGATGGAACATAAATATCGTAACACAAATAGCCATAGTCAATGTTCACAGTAAGattaaattaaagcatttgagGGGAActatatataaatgtaaacTGAAGTACCTCAAAACTTTGTCTGCTAATTTTTCTTGTGCTTGGAGctcaaaatttccaaatacTTGTGAAAACTCCAGTATAGGTGTAAACATGGAATCCAATTGGTTTCTAGAaatctcttcatttttttgttggaAAGTTATAGAATTTTTGTCATGCACATTATCTGCAGGAATCATTTGATTATCAACTCTTTCTTCATCATAGTCGGCTGTGCCTAAACTAGATTCCAACTCACTCATTATTGTCTTACTTGTAGCTAACCGATCTAGGCTTTCTCAAGTTTGCTTCTCACCGAAGTAAAAGTGGACTCATCCTCATCCATCAGTTCTTGAAAGATCTCATGCTCGTTCAGCTGTTCAGTTTCCATTTCCACCCAGTCAAGTTGTTTCTTGTGTTCATTTACTTCAGAACTTGCACTTACCATTAGATCTCCATCTTCTTCCAAACACTTCAATAACATATCTAGTTTTTTGATAAAACTATCCTCTCCATTTCCCTCAAAACTTCCGTCTATATTGTTGGGGGAACTTTTGTCTTGCTTCCGGGCTTCTCCTTCCGTGAAACATAGGCAAGCATCTTTCATCGTCTCACGAAAAACAAATTCCTGTATCTCATGTCTAAAGAGATACTCAATGTTGCAAGCATCTATCTCTTTCTTCCACTCATCAATAGTTTCCCCGAATAAAACCATCTACACATTCTCCTTCACAAAATATTCCGCTATTTTAAGTGACTTGTCAGGAACCTCAACCTCTTAGAGTTTTGTAAATGTGTAGTTCGCAGTATTCACAACATCTCTGAAGGTCTCATCAAAGACAGACGAGAAACCTCTTCTGTTATAAGCCTGCCAATTCTATAGTTTCCAATTTTCTAATTCCAATCCTTGCAAATTTCCCGGTACAAGACTGAGCATATATCCTCACTTAAAGAGCATTCATCTCGGAAATGTTCTAATTTCCTATCCAGTGCAGAGCAAAACCCCTTAACTGCCTCACTGCATACAGTATAATATATTTCCTCTCTCATCTGAGCCTCAAACTTGTTACTTTCAACTTCCTCTTTCAACATCCTTATTTCAATTTGTAGTTCTTCATTGGCTGCATCAGCGACTGACGCgttattcattttcttccagACACCATCCAAATTGTCAATGTCCGAGTTCATTTCTTTTCTCACATCAGATTTCAATAGGTTTTTTGCTGCTGAGGATTCGTCCCATTGATCACCTCCATATTCTCCAAAAGTCTCAACCAACCTGGCATTGCAGTTCATTAAATTATCCAATCTTACAATAACTTCTTGGATTCTTCTTTTTAGGCTAACCGGATCCTTCTCTCTTCTTAAGTTTGAACACCTTTTTTCTGGAAGCATTTCTCGCTTCAACCATTTAACCTCTTCACTTTTTCTCCGAATAATAAACTCGTGACTCTTTATGATCTTAGCAACAGATTGACCAACACCCTCTTCTGATTCTACTTCTTCAACCTTTGAGGAAAAATTGGCACAACTGTCTCCTTCTGATAAAGATCTTCGCAGCCTCGGAGGAATATTCCTCTCAATATTAGTTTTGGTTGaagattttaaattctcaTTCCCTTTTGCAGCTTTCAGTTGAGCCTCGTTCTGATTGATAAAGCTCTCAAGCTCATTACGCAAGCACGTAACCTCCGTCATCAAATCTGACAAATGCTCACTCAAGCTCATGAAAACTTGCTTCTCTTGCTTCCTCATTTCCATCTCAAAGTTCTCCTTAAAATCGTTAACAAAACCA contains these protein-coding regions:
- the LOC102611563 gene encoding protein disulfide isomerase-like 1-3 isoform X2 — its product is MAGDLYIVMTTENAEHLLTAQSTIALGFLNSIKGLEGEVLAAASKLHPDVLFFQTTRADVAKMFLIDPEIKRPALVLLEKESKQLSHFDGSFTISVIDDFISSNKIPPMITYSRETTPLILNSPLKLLWLFAAVHDSEAKSIFQETVRAFKGKLLFVYSQMYPKLKGQISDYFGVTGHTSRVIAVASIRKRKKYVLNGELTLSNVKSFALDFLEDKLRSQQSDTTLLENKKGY
- the LOC102611563 gene encoding protein disulfide isomerase-like 1-3 isoform X1, encoding MAGDLYIVMTTENAEHLLTAQSTIALGFLNSIKGLEGEVLAAASKLHPDVLFFQTTRADVAKMFLIDPEIKRPALVLLEKESKQLSHFDGSFTISVIDDFISSNKIPPMITYSRETTPLILNSPLKLLWLFAAVHDSEAKSIFQETVRAFKGKLLFVYSQMYPKLKGQISDYFGVTGHTSRVIAVASIRKRKKYVLNGELTLSNVKSFALDFLGDKFRNQQSKTALSQIQLQQKSLTRLPVPDMMTKEAI